A genomic stretch from Leptospira licerasiae serovar Varillal str. VAR 010 includes:
- a CDS encoding DUF1289 domain-containing protein yields MIIRSPCIKICNMDHETGLCEGCYRTLEEIGRWTMYSEDERKSIRLKIEERKISLGKTSFKNP; encoded by the coding sequence ATGATTATTCGTTCTCCGTGCATAAAAATATGTAATATGGATCATGAAACCGGTCTCTGCGAGGGCTGCTATCGCACCTTAGAAGAGATCGGTAGATGGACAATGTATTCCGAAGACGAAAGAAAATCGATCCGACTCAAAATAGAAGAAAGAAAAATTTCCCTCGGAAAAACTTCTTTTAAAAATCCTTAA
- a CDS encoding cation:proton antiporter, whose product MEHHSLTLLVDIALSIIFATLFAIIAKAFKQPLVLGYVVAGLIIGPLFGPYVGGKLTIGYVKSEESIELISEIGLILLLFIIGLEIDLKELARMGRSMFALGVLQFFAGVAAAWFAFRAFFPPVPGNFDLLYFAIALSLSSTMIVVKLLHDKFEISTVAGRLTIGVLVLQDIWAILFMGIQPDLQDPQLVNVLGSLAKGIALVAISFAISRFILSRLFLFAASKPELVLITSIAWCFFLCGVAEKLQLSKEMGALIAGVSIAAFPYGADVISKLSGIRDFFITLFFVALGMKIQAPSASDLGLAFLAVGFVLVSRVLIVAPTVFFSGKGLRAGIVAGLNLAQISEFSLVILALGVQKEHIGKDLQAIVLTSMIIASIISTYVILFNDKIARGIISFLSLFGVRENKEPLESQVTGETKRDIVVLGYFRIAQGLIDGIEEDKPSWLKRMLVVDFNPIYRQTLESKGIRWAYGDLANPESLHHLGIEEARYIVCTVSDMILKGTTNRRLLESLKSICRHHQPKIILTTDDPKEAEVLRNNGAAHVIVPGKISGLSLFTELSQMVDVNGSATIAKPANTKPKKATSNKKKVKKTK is encoded by the coding sequence ATGGAACATCATTCGCTTACTTTATTAGTAGATATAGCCCTTAGTATCATTTTCGCGACCTTGTTCGCAATCATAGCAAAAGCATTCAAACAACCCTTGGTTTTGGGTTACGTAGTCGCGGGGTTAATCATCGGTCCGTTATTCGGGCCTTATGTAGGCGGAAAGCTAACCATCGGTTATGTCAAAAGCGAAGAAAGTATAGAGCTAATCTCTGAGATCGGTTTGATCCTTTTATTGTTCATTATCGGTCTAGAGATCGATCTAAAAGAATTGGCCAGAATGGGACGCTCCATGTTTGCTCTGGGAGTTCTACAATTTTTTGCAGGTGTTGCAGCAGCTTGGTTTGCATTCCGCGCGTTCTTCCCTCCTGTTCCGGGGAATTTCGATCTTCTCTACTTTGCGATCGCTCTCTCTCTGAGTTCCACGATGATCGTGGTCAAACTGCTACATGATAAGTTTGAGATCAGCACTGTTGCAGGACGACTTACGATCGGGGTTTTGGTCTTACAGGATATTTGGGCCATTCTATTTATGGGGATCCAACCCGATTTGCAAGATCCTCAATTAGTCAACGTACTGGGTTCCTTGGCCAAAGGAATTGCGCTCGTTGCGATTTCTTTTGCGATCAGCCGTTTTATTCTATCTAGACTTTTCTTATTCGCCGCTTCTAAACCTGAATTGGTTTTGATCACTTCCATCGCTTGGTGTTTTTTCTTATGCGGTGTCGCCGAAAAACTCCAACTTTCTAAGGAGATGGGAGCATTGATCGCAGGTGTAAGCATTGCTGCCTTCCCATATGGAGCGGATGTGATCAGCAAACTTTCAGGTATCAGGGACTTCTTCATTACGTTATTCTTCGTAGCTCTCGGAATGAAGATCCAAGCTCCTAGTGCAAGCGATTTAGGTCTGGCATTTTTAGCCGTAGGCTTTGTTCTTGTGAGCAGAGTATTGATCGTCGCTCCAACCGTATTTTTCTCAGGCAAGGGTTTAAGAGCAGGGATCGTTGCAGGTCTCAATCTCGCGCAAATTTCGGAATTCTCTTTAGTGATCTTAGCGCTCGGAGTGCAAAAGGAGCATATCGGAAAAGATCTGCAAGCGATCGTTCTGACTTCTATGATCATCGCGTCTATCATCTCCACATATGTAATCCTGTTTAACGATAAGATCGCAAGAGGGATCATCTCCTTCTTATCTCTATTTGGGGTGAGGGAAAACAAAGAACCTTTAGAGTCCCAAGTCACCGGAGAGACCAAAAGGGATATCGTAGTATTAGGATATTTCAGGATCGCGCAAGGATTGATCGATGGGATCGAAGAAGATAAACCTTCTTGGCTAAAAAGAATGTTAGTAGTGGATTTTAATCCGATCTACAGACAAACCTTGGAATCAAAAGGAATTCGTTGGGCGTACGGAGATCTAGCAAACCCGGAAAGCCTTCATCATTTAGGGATCGAAGAAGCAAGGTATATTGTCTGCACCGTTTCAGATATGATCCTAAAAGGAACTACAAATCGTAGATTGCTGGAGTCTTTAAAAAGTATCTGTAGACATCACCAACCTAAGATCATTCTTACCACAGACGATCCAAAAGAAGCGGAAGTTCTCAGAAACAACGGAGCGGCCCACGTGATCGTTCCGGGTAAAATTTCGGGGCTTTCTCTATTTACAGAACTGTCTCAAATGGTAGATGTAAACGGCAGCGCTACAATTGCAAAACCCGCAAATACAAAACCTAAAAAAGCAACGTCGAATAAGAAGAAGGTCAAAAAGACCAAGTAA
- a CDS encoding glycosyltransferase family 4 protein, with the protein MKPKRIKIGFDARMIAHSGIGSRIKGLLNWLGDIASKKGIQIVLLGNPDLIKKNLSPKVLSNYEILEYNAGIYSIKEWFGTPEMKDFDLLDIPHFNVPLKFLERSVVTIHDIIPFRMKQFHSSFLKQVYMKLVFLLISKKAKRIITVSDFTAKDLTEVFSFSPSRMRTIYNGLDQKTFSPKNDPEKKKFLKQYGLKPDYLLSVGIGKEHKNLGFVLRSLKKLWSEKKIKADWVLAGSGGKLPEYLAEDAKGWEDRIKLVPYLSEQELATLYSSASLLVYPSLYEGFGFPPVEAQSCGCPVYSSNTSVLPEILEDTAFFFDPNDPQSFETGLLKLLDSPKLLNSKTKAGFKNSKRFDWKRSATEVVEEYLQLVKN; encoded by the coding sequence ATGAAGCCTAAAAGGATCAAAATCGGATTCGATGCAAGGATGATTGCCCATTCGGGGATCGGTTCCAGGATCAAAGGACTTTTAAATTGGCTGGGAGATATTGCCTCTAAAAAAGGGATCCAGATCGTACTTCTGGGAAATCCCGATCTTATTAAAAAGAATCTTTCGCCTAAGGTTTTATCTAATTACGAAATTTTAGAATACAACGCAGGAATCTATTCTATCAAAGAATGGTTCGGCACTCCTGAGATGAAAGATTTCGATCTGTTGGACATCCCACATTTCAATGTTCCCTTAAAATTCTTAGAGCGTAGTGTTGTTACTATTCACGATATCATTCCGTTTAGAATGAAGCAGTTTCATTCTTCTTTTTTGAAACAGGTCTATATGAAGCTTGTGTTTTTGCTCATTAGCAAGAAGGCCAAAAGGATCATTACCGTTTCCGATTTTACTGCAAAAGATCTTACGGAAGTTTTTTCTTTTTCTCCGTCCCGGATGCGAACTATCTATAACGGTCTGGATCAAAAAACTTTCTCCCCCAAAAACGATCCGGAAAAGAAGAAGTTCCTAAAACAATACGGATTAAAGCCCGATTACTTGCTAAGCGTCGGGATCGGAAAAGAGCATAAGAATTTAGGATTTGTACTTAGATCTCTCAAAAAACTTTGGTCCGAAAAAAAGATCAAAGCTGATTGGGTACTTGCAGGTTCCGGTGGAAAACTTCCGGAGTACTTAGCAGAAGACGCAAAAGGTTGGGAAGATAGAATTAAATTGGTTCCTTATTTATCGGAACAAGAATTAGCCACTCTGTATTCCTCGGCAAGCTTACTTGTATACCCTTCATTGTACGAAGGGTTTGGATTTCCGCCTGTAGAAGCTCAATCATGCGGTTGTCCTGTCTATTCTTCTAACACAAGCGTTCTTCCTGAAATTTTGGAGGATACTGCATTCTTCTTTGATCCAAATGATCCTCAATCTTTTGAAACAGGTTTATTGAAACTATTGGATTCTCCCAAACTTTTAAATTCCAAAACCAAAGCAGGTTTCAAAAATTCCAAGAGGTTTGATTGGAAAAGATCCGCTACTGAGGTCGTAGAAGAATATTTGCAGTTGGTGAAGAACTGA